The Fructilactobacillus myrtifloralis genome contains a region encoding:
- the atpD gene encoding F0F1 ATP synthase subunit beta encodes MSAGKVLQVIGPVVDVEFPLDGDLPEINDALRVQKGDDDVLVTEVALELGDGVVRTIAMDGTDGLRRGMEVENTGKPIEVPVGNDTLGRVFNVLGQTIDGGPKFGPDAERWSIHRAAPKFDEINPSTEVLETGIKVIDLLAPYIRGGKVGLFGGAGVGKTVLIQELIHNIAQGHNGISVFTGVGERTREGNDMYFEMKSSGVLKQTAMVYGQMNEPPGARMRVALTGLTIAEYFRDEAGKDVLLFIDNIFRFTQAGTEVSALLGRIPSAVGYQPTLATEMGQLQERITSTKKGAITSIQAVYVPADDYTDPAPATTFAHLDATTNLERSLTQQGIYPAVDPLASTSSALDPAIVGEEHFQVASEVQHELQRYRELQDIISILGMDELSDEEKTIVGRARRIQFFLSQPFSVAETFTNVPGKYVSVQDTVAGFKGILEGKYDYIPEDYFRNCGPIDDVVAKYEAAQKDTAK; translated from the coding sequence ATGAGTGCTGGTAAAGTTTTACAAGTAATTGGACCGGTTGTCGATGTTGAATTTCCCCTAGATGGCGATTTACCTGAAATTAATGATGCTTTAAGAGTCCAAAAAGGCGATGACGATGTTTTAGTAACAGAAGTAGCGCTGGAATTGGGTGACGGAGTTGTCAGAACGATTGCCATGGACGGAACCGATGGGTTACGTCGTGGCATGGAAGTTGAAAACACGGGCAAGCCAATTGAAGTGCCCGTGGGTAATGACACACTAGGCCGAGTATTTAACGTTTTAGGCCAAACCATTGATGGTGGCCCGAAATTTGGTCCAGATGCTGAACGGTGGAGTATTCACCGGGCGGCACCTAAATTTGATGAAATCAACCCGTCCACCGAAGTGTTGGAAACGGGAATTAAGGTAATTGACTTACTGGCTCCCTACATTCGGGGAGGAAAAGTTGGTCTGTTCGGTGGTGCCGGAGTTGGTAAAACCGTTTTAATTCAAGAATTAATCCATAACATTGCGCAGGGACACAACGGAATTTCTGTCTTTACGGGGGTTGGAGAACGAACTCGTGAAGGGAACGATATGTACTTCGAAATGAAGAGTTCGGGAGTTCTGAAGCAAACTGCCATGGTGTATGGACAAATGAACGAGCCACCTGGTGCCCGGATGCGGGTTGCCTTAACGGGGCTAACGATTGCCGAATACTTCCGTGATGAAGCCGGTAAGGACGTGTTGTTGTTTATCGATAACATTTTCCGGTTTACCCAAGCGGGGACGGAAGTTTCCGCCCTGCTGGGCCGGATTCCATCGGCCGTAGGGTACCAACCAACGTTAGCAACTGAAATGGGTCAGCTCCAGGAACGGATTACCTCGACGAAGAAGGGGGCCATTACCTCGATTCAAGCGGTTTATGTTCCTGCCGATGATTATACTGACCCGGCGCCCGCAACGACGTTCGCGCACTTGGATGCCACGACGAACTTGGAACGTTCTTTAACGCAACAAGGGATTTATCCCGCCGTGGATCCGTTAGCATCAACCTCGTCTGCTTTGGATCCAGCCATCGTGGGTGAGGAACACTTCCAAGTGGCGAGCGAAGTGCAACACGAGTTGCAACGTTATCGGGAACTGCAAGACATCATCTCAATTTTGGGGATGGATGAATTGTCAGACGAAGAAAAGACGATTGTTGGTCGTGCCCGGCGGATTCAGTTCTTCCTGTCGCAACCATTCTCAGTCGCCGAAACGTTTACCAACGTGCCCGGAAAATACGTTTCCGTTCAAGACACTGTTGCTGGATTTAAGGGAATCTTAGAGGGAAAGTATGATTACATTCCTGAAGATTACTTTAGAAACTGTGGTCCAATCGACGACGTAGTTGCAAAGTATGAAGCGGCCCAAAAGGATACCGCCAAATAA
- a CDS encoding F0F1 ATP synthase subunit epsilon, with product MAEAKNVLTVSIVTPDGSVYTNEQCSLAVVQTQTGDLGIMANHIPVIAALQIAPAEFKNQDGQTEIIAVNGGFVEFSNNELTIVADSAERKDQIDVNRATSAKERAQKEIEEANSNHDADTMKRAEVELRRALNRINVANRR from the coding sequence TTGGCTGAAGCAAAGAACGTTTTAACCGTTAGTATCGTAACTCCCGATGGTTCGGTTTATACTAATGAACAGTGTTCGTTGGCAGTGGTCCAAACGCAGACTGGGGATCTCGGAATCATGGCAAATCACATTCCGGTGATTGCCGCGTTGCAGATTGCTCCGGCCGAGTTTAAAAACCAAGACGGGCAAACGGAAATTATCGCGGTCAACGGGGGCTTTGTTGAATTTTCGAATAATGAGTTGACGATTGTGGCTGATAGTGCGGAACGCAAAGATCAAATTGACGTGAACCGGGCTACTAGTGCCAAGGAACGGGCTCAAAAAGAAATTGAGGAAGCCAACAGTAACCATGACGCCGATACCATGAAACGGGCTGAAGTCGAATTACGGCGGGCCTTAAATCGGATTAACGTTGCGAACCGACGTTAA
- a CDS encoding DUF1146 family protein: MNGFGLQALISIISQLFFVILAFWAIQGIHFERFVPIKEQQGKVLLVLLALGLGSLSSNFFLSFIDNLKNLQFLF, from the coding sequence ATGAATGGATTTGGGTTACAGGCTTTGATTAGCATTATTAGTCAGTTATTTTTTGTCATTTTGGCTTTTTGGGCCATCCAAGGAATTCATTTTGAACGGTTTGTTCCCATCAAAGAGCAACAGGGAAAAGTGTTACTGGTGCTCCTAGCGTTGGGACTGGGCTCTTTGAGCAGTAATTTCTTTCTCTCCTTTATTGATAACTTAAAAAACTTACAATTTTTATTTTAA
- the murA gene encoding UDP-N-acetylglucosamine 1-carboxyvinyltransferase, with translation MDKIIVRGGNRLSGSVHIEGAKNAVLPILAATILGSEAQSVITNSPILSDVHVMNEVLRSLNLQVDFDENHNQITVDATGSISSEAPFEYVSKMRASIVVLGPLLARLGQARVALPGGCAIGSRPIDIHLKGFEAMGATIEQHEGYVEASAPNGLQGAEIYFDFPSVGATQNVMMAATLAHGTTVIKNVAREPEIVDLADMLNDMGAHITGAGTDTITIEGVTKLHGVHHEVVQDRIEAGTFMAAAAVTKGNVLVEHAIVEHNLPFIAKLREMGVTVTQEEQGVRIIGPDTLQPVDVETAPYPGFPTDMQPQMTVLQLAADGVSTLTENVFENRFMHLDELRRMNAKFEIKGNTVVMHGPTHFEGAEVAATDLRAAAALIMAGLIATGVTHITNLQYLDRGYYEIEKKLRHLGANIERVSTGN, from the coding sequence ATGGATAAAATTATTGTACGCGGTGGCAACCGCTTATCCGGAAGTGTTCACATCGAGGGAGCAAAGAATGCCGTGCTCCCCATTTTAGCCGCCACGATTTTAGGTAGTGAAGCACAGAGTGTGATTACAAACAGTCCAATTCTTTCGGATGTGCACGTGATGAACGAAGTGTTGCGGAGTTTGAATTTACAGGTTGATTTTGACGAAAATCACAATCAAATTACGGTGGATGCGACCGGATCAATTAGTAGTGAAGCACCCTTTGAATACGTATCGAAAATGCGGGCTTCGATTGTGGTCTTGGGACCACTGTTAGCGCGGCTGGGTCAGGCTCGGGTGGCCCTGCCCGGTGGTTGTGCAATTGGATCACGCCCGATTGACATCCACTTAAAGGGTTTTGAGGCCATGGGAGCCACGATTGAGCAACACGAAGGTTACGTAGAAGCAAGTGCACCCAATGGCTTACAGGGAGCCGAAATTTACTTTGATTTTCCAAGCGTGGGAGCGACCCAGAACGTCATGATGGCGGCGACGCTCGCTCATGGCACTACGGTGATTAAAAATGTGGCCCGAGAACCAGAAATCGTCGATTTGGCGGACATGTTAAACGACATGGGGGCCCACATCACGGGGGCCGGTACCGATACGATCACCATTGAGGGAGTAACTAAGCTCCATGGCGTTCACCATGAAGTGGTGCAGGACCGGATTGAGGCGGGGACCTTTATGGCGGCCGCAGCGGTGACGAAGGGGAACGTTCTGGTTGAACATGCGATTGTTGAACACAACCTTCCGTTTATCGCCAAACTGCGGGAGATGGGCGTAACCGTCACCCAGGAGGAACAAGGGGTGCGCATCATTGGCCCTGACACCTTACAACCAGTTGACGTAGAAACCGCGCCGTATCCAGGTTTTCCAACCGACATGCAACCGCAGATGACCGTCTTACAACTGGCGGCTGACGGGGTCAGCACGTTAACCGAAAATGTGTTTGAAAACCGATTTATGCACTTGGATGAATTACGGCGGATGAACGCCAAATTTGAAATCAAGGGGAATACCGTAGTAATGCACGGTCCCACTCATTTTGAAGGGGCTGAAGTGGCCGCCACGGATTTACGGGCAGCAGCAGCGTTGATTATGGCCGGCCTAATTGCCACGGGGGTTACACACATCACTAACCTGCAGTACCTAGATCGAGGGTACTATGAAATTGAAAAGAAACTCCGCCACCTCGGGGCAAACATTGAACGGGTTTCCACTGGGAACTAG
- a CDS encoding rod shape-determining protein, with protein MAQDIGIDLGTANVLVSVTGKGVVLNEPSVVAIDTKTNKVLAVGKEAYEMVGRTPGNIKAIRPLKDGVISDFDVTEAMLNYFIKKLSVKGMVSKPKVMICAPTNITNIERKAIIEAAQKSVGGEVFLEEEPKVAAIGAGMDIFEPTGSMVIDIGGGTSDIAVVSLGDIVASKSLKLAGDVMNQDIVDYMKRTHNIVIGEHTAEKIKKTIGTAKADPNDIKEIEVRGRDAVSGMPISVNINSTEIADAIHTSVQMIINAAKSVLETIPPELAADIIDRGVMLTGGGSMLNNIDVVISDALTVPVMVSEDPLENVAKGASSLLEHIDTEKKPKKSFSLFGRNN; from the coding sequence ATGGCCCAAGATATTGGAATTGACTTAGGAACAGCCAACGTGCTGGTATCGGTAACGGGAAAGGGAGTCGTGTTAAACGAACCTTCCGTCGTTGCAATTGATACGAAAACGAACAAGGTGCTGGCAGTCGGAAAAGAAGCCTACGAAATGGTCGGCCGGACACCTGGCAACATTAAAGCCATTCGGCCGTTAAAGGATGGGGTAATCTCTGACTTTGACGTGACGGAAGCGATGTTGAACTACTTCATTAAAAAATTAAGCGTTAAGGGCATGGTTTCCAAACCGAAGGTAATGATTTGTGCCCCAACCAACATTACGAACATTGAGCGGAAGGCGATTATCGAAGCCGCCCAAAAATCGGTTGGAGGCGAGGTCTTTTTAGAAGAAGAACCTAAAGTGGCTGCCATTGGAGCGGGGATGGACATCTTCGAACCCACTGGGAGTATGGTGATTGATATTGGTGGGGGAACCTCTGACATCGCCGTCGTTTCGCTCGGAGACATCGTGGCTAGTAAGTCACTGAAGTTAGCCGGCGACGTGATGAACCAAGACATCGTGGATTACATGAAACGGACCCATAACATCGTCATTGGGGAACACACGGCCGAAAAAATTAAGAAAACGATTGGAACTGCCAAGGCAGATCCAAACGACATCAAAGAAATTGAAGTTCGGGGCCGAGATGCCGTTAGTGGAATGCCGATTTCCGTTAACATCAACAGTACGGAGATTGCTGATGCCATCCATACGTCCGTCCAGATGATTATTAACGCTGCGAAGAGCGTCTTAGAAACGATTCCACCGGAATTAGCGGCCGACATCATTGATCGGGGGGTTATGCTTACCGGAGGGGGCTCCATGTTAAATAACATTGACGTGGTAATTTCGGATGCCCTGACGGTACCAGTAATGGTGTCTGAAGATCCACTCGAAAACGTTGCTAAGGGAGCTAGTTCCCTACTGGAACACATTGACACGGAAAAGAAGCCGAAAAAGAGCTTTAGCTTGTTTGGTCGAAATAACTAG
- the yidD gene encoding membrane protein insertion efficiency factor YidD gives MQTLLVKLIKAYQVGISAHTPPTCRYQPTCSHYTQTAIERFGSWRGLLMGGARILRCNPLVRGGFDPVPTRFQLRRTQKTRNGG, from the coding sequence ATGCAAACCCTGTTAGTGAAGTTAATTAAAGCTTATCAAGTCGGCATTTCAGCGCATACGCCCCCCACGTGTCGTTACCAACCAACGTGCTCGCACTATACCCAAACCGCCATTGAACGCTTTGGAAGCTGGCGGGGGTTACTGATGGGAGGAGCCCGGATTTTACGGTGTAATCCCCTGGTGCGCGGGGGCTTTGATCCAGTGCCGACGCGCTTTCAACTGCGGCGCACCCAGAAAACCCGGAATGGAGGCTAG
- a CDS encoding DUF2969 family protein, with protein sequence MSRKEKQIELEVVATPNHENLVQIKGHTVGKIVPNADKFDCYVGEQVFHEKNEADALQQVIREYNLHQR encoded by the coding sequence ATGAGTCGCAAGGAAAAACAAATTGAATTAGAAGTGGTTGCTACGCCTAATCACGAAAACTTAGTCCAGATTAAGGGGCACACCGTTGGAAAAATCGTGCCGAATGCGGATAAGTTTGATTGTTACGTAGGTGAGCAAGTGTTTCACGAAAAAAACGAAGCGGACGCCTTACAACAGGTGATTCGTGAATATAATTTACATCAGAGATAA
- a CDS encoding FtsW/RodA/SpoVE family cell cycle protein — protein MFQRKQVQDGDRIDWSIIFCVLMLALVGLGSIYVAVSHDTGGVSVVRTVVSQLVWYVIGAVAVVVIMQFDSQQLWKIAPYAYWFGIFLLFVVLFLYSRAYFAQTGAKSWFALGPFTFQPSEIMKPAYILMEARVIADHNSEYPIHTVRSDWKLIGRMFLWTLPVIVLLKLQNDFGTTVVFLAILGGLLIVSGITWKILAPGIIGFVTLVTTAVLLVVTSGGRAILGHLGFQQYQFERIDSWLHPASDSSNQGFQLWQSMKAIGSGGLTGTGFNVSHVYVPVRESDMIFSVVGENFGFIGGTLLILLYFLLIYEMIKVTFQTRNVFYAYISTGVIMMILFHVFENVGMSIDLIPMTGIPLPFISQGGSALIGNMIGIGLIMSMQYHNQNSMFSNVKQFS, from the coding sequence GTGTTTCAAAGAAAACAAGTGCAAGATGGTGATCGAATTGATTGGAGCATCATTTTTTGCGTACTGATGTTAGCCTTGGTCGGGCTTGGCTCGATTTACGTGGCCGTTTCGCATGATACCGGAGGCGTATCGGTGGTTCGAACCGTGGTTTCCCAGCTAGTGTGGTATGTAATTGGAGCGGTGGCGGTAGTCGTCATTATGCAGTTTGATTCCCAACAACTTTGGAAGATTGCGCCCTACGCTTATTGGTTTGGAATTTTCCTCCTGTTCGTCGTCCTGTTTCTATACAGTCGGGCGTACTTTGCGCAAACCGGAGCCAAAAGTTGGTTTGCCCTCGGGCCGTTTACCTTCCAACCCTCTGAAATTATGAAGCCGGCGTACATTTTGATGGAAGCCCGGGTTATCGCGGATCACAATAGCGAATATCCGATTCATACGGTTCGAAGTGACTGGAAACTGATTGGTCGGATGTTTCTATGGACGTTACCCGTCATTGTGTTGTTAAAACTGCAAAACGACTTCGGGACGACCGTGGTGTTCCTGGCCATTTTAGGGGGACTATTAATTGTTTCGGGGATTACCTGGAAAATTTTAGCGCCCGGGATCATCGGGTTTGTGACCCTCGTGACGACCGCGGTCTTGCTGGTGGTAACCAGTGGTGGACGAGCTATCTTAGGGCACCTCGGCTTTCAACAGTACCAATTTGAACGAATTGATAGCTGGTTGCATCCAGCGTCTGATTCCAGTAACCAAGGATTCCAACTGTGGCAAAGTATGAAGGCAATTGGATCCGGTGGCCTAACTGGAACCGGCTTTAACGTGTCTCATGTGTATGTGCCCGTGCGAGAATCCGATATGATTTTCTCCGTCGTTGGAGAAAACTTTGGGTTTATCGGCGGGACATTACTGATTCTGTTATACTTTCTCTTGATTTATGAAATGATTAAAGTGACGTTCCAAACTCGCAACGTCTTTTATGCCTACATTTCAACGGGAGTAATTATGATGATCCTCTTCCACGTCTTTGAAAACGTGGGGATGAGCATCGATCTGATTCCGATGACGGGGATTCCGTTGCCGTTTATCAGTCAAGGGGGATCAGCCCTCATCGGGAATATGATTGGGATTGGGTTGATCATGTCGATGCAGTATCACAATCAAAATTCGATGTTTAGTA